The genomic interval GGGATACGATTCAGGATAGTAGTGATCCAGAAATGCCGTGAGGAACGGTTCAAAACTGATCGCACTGCCCTTGTCGGTGTTCGTGGAGATGAACACGCCAACTTTGTCGTCTGGAATCAGGGCGAGATCGGAGTGGAAGTACTGTGTGTCGCCGCCATGCCCAATAAGCCGCATGCCGTGGCTCGACTGCTCATAGAAGCCGTAGGCAAAGCCGGGAATACGCGGATCGTGTCCGCGGACGCGCGTGTGCATGAACTCGGATTGTTTCTCACCGAGAATGCGCACGCTGCCGAGCACGCCGTTGTTGAGGTGCGTGATCATGAAGCGCGCCATGTCAGTGGCCGACGCGCCAATCGAGCCGGCCGGCGCCGCGCCGGTGATGATCTCGAACTTCTGCGGCACGAACTCACCGTTTTTGTACTCGTAGCCCACCGACATGTCGTCGGCGAATTGCGCGGGCAGCGGTTGGCGCCCAGTGGTATGCGTCATGCCCAGCGGTTCGTAGATGTGCTTTTCGAGGTATTCGTCCCAGCTCTTTTCGCCGCCCTGTCGTTCGACGATGTAGCCGGCCGTGGCGGTGGCCCAGTTTGAATACGACGCGAAGGTGGCCGGCGGCCGTACGCGCGCCGGCATGTGCGCGGGGAGCCACTTGGACATCGGGGTGATGTGTGCTGGGTCGAAACTAAAGAGATCGCGCCCGTCCTCTTCGAGTCCGGGTGTGTGCGTCATCACGTCGGTGAGCGTGATCGGCTGTGGATAGGTCGCCGGAATCTTGAAGTCGAGATACTCGTTGATGTCTTTATTGAGGTCGAGTTTCCCGATCTCATTGAGCTGCATCACGGCAGTCCAGGTGAAGAGCTTGGAGATGGAGCCAATACGGAAGAGCGTTTTGTCGGGGTCCACCGGTTTGCGCTTGGCGACGTCGGCGAAACCATAGCCCTTGGCGAGCAACACGCGGCCGTCGCGCACCACCGACAGCGTGATGCCGGCAATGTGCTTGTCGCGCATGTAGGCGCCGAGGAGGCCGTCGACGAACGCTTCGACTTCGGCTTTATCCACCGGTCCGCGCGCGTGCGCGGCGGCGACCGGCGCGGACGCCTTCGATGCTGCCTTCGCCGGAGCAGCCGCAACCTGAGCGGCTTTCGCGGCCACCGGTGCCTGCGGCGGGAGCGGGGTGGCCGACACGGATCCGGCCCACAGTGCGAACAGTATCGGCAACGTCACGTCAGCCTCCAAGGTTGGTATGCAGACTTGTATACAAACAAAATCTACGCATACCAAGGCTAGGAGCGCCAGAACGGACACCGCCGAGGCACGCGCCGGCTACCCGCAGCACTGGGTTGCGGTCAACGGGCCAGCGGTTGGGACGGTCGAGCTACCCGAGAACCGGCGCCACAAACCCCGACGCGGGAGCGCCGAACAGGTTGCCCTGCGCCAAGTCCGCACCCATCGCGAGGAGTGCGTCGCGTTCCCCGGCGCTCTCCACCCCTTCGGCGATCATCGGGATGCCGAGTTCGCGGACGAGCGCATACATCCCTGCCACGGCGCGGCGGCGCGGCTCGTCCTTGTCGAGCCCGGCGAGCACCGTACGGTCGAGCTTCACATAGTCCGGCGCCATGCGGATGAACGCCAAGAGCCCAGACGGGCCAGTGCCAAGATCGTCCACGGCCACGCGGAAGCCCGCGCCGCGAAGATTCGCCAGCTGCGACGCCATCGAGTCGAACTGCTGCGTCGAGGTGTTCTCGCTCACCTCAAGCACCACGCTGCGCGCAATCGGCTCCAGCGGCGCTTCAGGGCCCGCGAGTAATCCTTCCTGCGCGTCGTTCGGGTGCACGTTCACGAAGAGCAAGGCGCCTTCTGGTAGTTCGGTGCAGGCCGCCGCAATGCGCTGATAAATGGTGCGCGACAGTGTTGTGCGCCAGCCAATCCGATCCGCCGCCGCGAGCAAGGCGCCGTACGAGGCGAACAGCGCTTCGTCGCACCGCATGAGTGCCTCATAGCCAATCAGGCGCTTTTCACGCAGCGATACCAGCGGCTGAAAGACCACCCGAATGGTGCCGAACGCCTGGTTGAGCACCTTCTCGAGGGTTGGCCGGTCGCCGTACGGCATCGATTCCGACGATGCCTTGGCATACGCATTGCGCTTGAACCGCGCGAGTTCGCCGAGCGCGGCGGCGCGCCCCACGGCGCGCACGAGGGCTTCCGGTTCCACCGGCTTGAGCAAATACTGCTGCGCGCCGTATTCAATGGCTTCGATAGCCGAGTCGAGGGTCGGGCCGGCGGTCATCAGAATGACCGGCACGTCGAGGTCGTGGCGGCGCAACTCGCGGAGGAACTCCACACCCGACAACTCGGGCATGATGATGTCCGTGAGGATGGCGTGGTATTTGTCCTTTTCCACCAGCTTGAGGGCGGCGTGTGCGCTGTCAGCGCTCTCGACGGAAAAGCCGCTTCGTTCGAGCAACATGCCGACGACACGGAGTACGGCCGGTTCATCGTCAATGACGAGAATTCGGCGTCCGTTGGATGGAATCGACTTCGATTGGGGGGCTGCGGCAGTAGCCATATCTAATTATCGGTCATAGGCAAGGATTGGCGCCAGCCATCGCTCCGTATCGGCCAGCGACATGGTTTTTCGGACTGCGTAGTCCTGTACCTGGTCCTTCTCAATCTTTCCCACTCCAAAATACGACGATTCAGGGCGCCAAAAGTAGTATCCGCTAACCGCTGAGGTCGGGAGCATCGCAAAACTCTCCGTCAATGTAATGCCGGTCCGCGCGGTGGCGTCGAGCAACGCAAACAGCGTCGCCTTCTCCGTATGGTCAGGGCAGGCGGGGTACCCCGGCGCGGGGCGGATGCCTTGGTACTGCTCCCGAATGATGGCCGCGTTGTCCAGCTGTTCCTGCGGCGCGTACCCCCACAGCTCGCGCCGCGTCCGCTCGTGCAAATATTCCGCAAACGCCTCGGCGAGCCGATCCGCGAGTGCTTTGAGCAAAATCGAGTTGTAGTCGTCGTGTGCGGCTTCGTACGCTGCCACCCGCTCGTCGAGCCCGAGCCCGGTGGTCACGGCGAAGAGTCCCATCCAGTCGCACACACCGCTCGTGGCATCCGCCACAAAATCGGCGAGCGCCATATTGGGGCGGCCGTCGGGCTTCACCATCTGCTGGCGGATGGTGTGAATCGTAGCGAGCGGAGCCGCGCCCGCCGCGCGCGCCGCTTCGTCGGCCCACACCGAAATATCTTCGGCGCCATTGGAGTTGGCGGGAAAGAATCCCACCACGGCCCGGGCGCGAAGCCACTGTTCGTCCACAATGCGGCGGAGCATGGCCTGCGCGTCATCAAAGAGATTCTTCGCGGCGGCGCCTACCGTGGCATCCTCAAAAATTTCCGGATAATGCCCGGCGAGTTCCCACGTCTGGAAGAAAGGCGTCCAGTCAATGCGCGGCACGAGGTCGCTGAGTGCTACGTCGTCGAAGGTGCGCACGCCGGTGAAGGTCGGGCGCGGCACCGGAACCTGC from Gemmatimonadota bacterium carries:
- a CDS encoding serine hydrolase — its product is MTLPILFALWAGSVSATPLPPQAPVAAKAAQVAAAPAKAASKASAPVAAAHARGPVDKAEVEAFVDGLLGAYMRDKHIAGITLSVVRDGRVLLAKGYGFADVAKRKPVDPDKTLFRIGSISKLFTWTAVMQLNEIGKLDLNKDINEYLDFKIPATYPQPITLTDVMTHTPGLEEDGRDLFSFDPAHITPMSKWLPAHMPARVRPPATFASYSNWATATAGYIVERQGGEKSWDEYLEKHIYEPLGMTHTTGRQPLPAQFADDMSVGYEYKNGEFVPQKFEIITGAAPAGSIGASATDMARFMITHLNNGVLGSVRILGEKQSEFMHTRVRGHDPRIPGFAYGFYEQSSHGMRLIGHGGDTQYFHSDLALIPDDKVGVFISTNTDKGSAISFEPFLTAFLDHYYPESYPVITPSAAAKQTAKRFEGEYVFNRMSYSTYQKVATLFGSIPVKAMDDGSLLVESPLGSMRLVSVDSLLFRDVNNGSLVAFRADAQGNITHGFLAMLPMMVMEKMSPLSAPSLHRIILIGGLLLFLGIVVTTVVRFFLRKTPGRIAAPALVVGGRRSMTWAGLVLGVFVAMVVGIASDPSIMTGDTPTSLKVALAFPVISCLLVIWAAWLAVAQWRASEGTIWMRLRHSGAVAIAVIFFWSLNMWNLLGWRM
- a CDS encoding EAL domain-containing protein; its protein translation is MATAAAPQSKSIPSNGRRILVIDDEPAVLRVVGMLLERSGFSVESADSAHAALKLVEKDKYHAILTDIIMPELSGVEFLRELRRHDLDVPVILMTAGPTLDSAIEAIEYGAQQYLLKPVEPEALVRAVGRAAALGELARFKRNAYAKASSESMPYGDRPTLEKVLNQAFGTIRVVFQPLVSLREKRLIGYEALMRCDEALFASYGALLAAADRIGWRTTLSRTIYQRIAAACTELPEGALLFVNVHPNDAQEGLLAGPEAPLEPIARSVVLEVSENTSTQQFDSMASQLANLRGAGFRVAVDDLGTGPSGLLAFIRMAPDYVKLDRTVLAGLDKDEPRRRAVAGMYALVRELGIPMIAEGVESAGERDALLAMGADLAQGNLFGAPASGFVAPVLG